From the genome of Phytohabitans rumicis, one region includes:
- a CDS encoding serine protease has product MRAWRWIAALVAAATVTSAWAGPAQADPAPAPPIEIVGGVRAEPGQFPWAVRLSVGCAGALTAPRVVLTAAHCVKGTGLDSSITVTAGSVDQHSPDAIRVKSTYVKRAPGFRDATRGDDWALIQLAEELDLPLLPRAADSAYDRGTFTVVGWGATREGATSQQRYLRAVDVPYVSDRACGRAYREAGYEFVSRDMLCAGDTRRGGIDACQGDSGGPMVHRDDAGEWVQVGIVSWGIGCARRDYPGVYTQVSAFVEAIERETRALS; this is encoded by the coding sequence ATGCGAGCTTGGCGGTGGATCGCCGCGCTGGTCGCGGCCGCGACGGTGACATCGGCCTGGGCGGGACCCGCCCAGGCCGATCCGGCGCCGGCGCCGCCGATCGAGATCGTCGGAGGGGTACGCGCCGAGCCGGGCCAGTTCCCGTGGGCGGTACGCCTCTCGGTGGGCTGTGCCGGTGCGCTCACCGCCCCGCGGGTCGTCCTGACGGCGGCCCACTGCGTCAAGGGCACCGGCCTCGACAGCAGCATCACGGTGACCGCTGGCTCGGTCGACCAGCACTCGCCGGACGCGATCCGGGTGAAGTCGACGTACGTCAAGCGGGCCCCCGGCTTTCGCGACGCCACCCGAGGTGACGACTGGGCGCTGATCCAGCTCGCCGAGGAGCTCGACCTGCCCCTCCTCCCGCGCGCCGCCGACAGCGCGTACGACCGCGGCACGTTCACCGTCGTGGGTTGGGGTGCGACCCGTGAGGGCGCGACCAGCCAGCAGCGCTACCTGCGCGCGGTGGACGTGCCGTACGTGTCGGACCGGGCCTGTGGCCGGGCGTACCGCGAGGCCGGCTACGAGTTCGTGTCCCGCGACATGCTGTGCGCGGGTGACACCCGGCGTGGCGGCATCGACGCCTGCCAGGGCGACTCCGGCGGGCCGATGGTCCACCGCGACGACGCCGGCGAGTGGGTGCAGGTCGGCATCGTGAGCTGGGGGATCGGCTGCGCCCGCCGCGACTACCCGGGCGTTTACACGCAGGTTTCCGCGTTCGTTGAGGCGATCGAGCGGGAGACCCGGGCCTTGAGCTAG
- a CDS encoding rhomboid family intramembrane serine protease, with protein MAFDGTTPSGDPNRFGTEAFYAALGRAFVAMCAIVPVLFVIEACDGWLNNSFDAAGGIVPRRINGLDGVFFAPFLHHGFDHLYSNSVPLILLGTFVLAAGGRRFLYATIFIVLASGLGVWFTGSPNTVVVGASGVIFGYLGLLLMRGLVERSWWNLGVVVLVGLLYGWQLLAGILPGDPQVSWQGHLFGFLGGLVAAILFRRRHPRYDDYSAGTTFTLP; from the coding sequence GTGGCTTTCGACGGCACCACTCCCAGCGGTGACCCGAACCGCTTCGGCACCGAGGCGTTCTATGCCGCGCTCGGCCGGGCGTTCGTCGCGATGTGCGCGATCGTGCCGGTGCTCTTCGTCATCGAGGCGTGCGACGGCTGGCTCAACAACTCGTTCGACGCGGCCGGTGGCATCGTGCCGCGCCGCATCAACGGCCTGGACGGCGTGTTCTTCGCGCCGTTCCTGCACCACGGCTTCGACCACCTCTACAGCAACAGCGTGCCGCTGATCCTGCTGGGCACGTTCGTGCTGGCCGCGGGCGGGCGCCGGTTCCTCTACGCCACGATCTTCATCGTCCTGGCGAGCGGCCTCGGGGTGTGGTTCACCGGCAGCCCCAACACGGTGGTCGTGGGCGCCAGCGGGGTCATCTTCGGGTACCTCGGCCTGCTGCTCATGCGCGGCCTGGTGGAGCGGAGCTGGTGGAACCTGGGGGTCGTCGTCCTCGTCGGCCTGCTCTACGGCTGGCAGCTGCTCGCCGGCATCCTGCCGGGCGATCCGCAGGTGTCCTGGCAGGGCCATCTCTTCGGCTTTCTGGGCGGGCTGGTGGCCGCGATCCTCTTCCGCCGGCGGCACCCGCGCTACGACGATTACTCGGCGGGTACGACGTTCACCTTGCCATGA